CATCGCCGCCGAGACCGCGCGCTTTCTGGTGGTGGACCTGAACCGTGAATCGCAGCGCCATTTCAGCAGCTTCGCGCCCAGCCTCGATCACGGCGATGCCGCAGTGCTTGCCGTGCAGCGCTGGTTGCAGGGGCAGGAGGGCGCCGAGGCGAGCCTGGCCGATATGGCCGCGCGTGCCGGGCTGGGGGAGCGCACCTTTCTGCGTCGCTTTCGCGCCGCCACCGGGCTGAAGCCCACCGAGTACTGCCAGCGGCTACGTGTGAGCAAGGCGCGCGAAATGCTCGAGTTCACTCGCCAGAGCATCGACCAGGTGGCCTGGCAGGTGGGGTATCGCGACAGTGGCGCGTTTCGCAAGGTCTTCACTCGTCTGGTGGGCCTGTCGCCTGGCGATTACCGGCGGCGTTTCGGCACCACTGCGCGTTAGACCGAGTCTTCCGCCGCCAGGCCCGCTGGATTATCGCGAGTCGGCATGGCAAGAATTTCTGGCAGTACTTCGCGGGCGAAAACCTTGTGCAGTCGGCGCAGCTCGGCCACCGGGTCGAGGTGATGGTCAACGCGGATGTCCCACAGCGGATACTCCTCCTGATCGACCACGTAGATCACCGCGGAGGATTCGCCATGACTGTCGCCGCCGCAGCGGTCGCCAGCGGCCAGGGCTTCGATCAGTCGCTCGATCAGTGGGCGTTTCTCCGCGTGGCGGAAGGCTTCGGCCACGGCGTCCAGAACCTGCGGGCCGACCAGGCGATTGCCCTGCACGGAGAACTGTTCGCCGCTCAGCGAGCCGGCCCAGGGCAGGCACTTGTCGCCGGTCCAGCACAGGCTGTCACCCTGAGCGTCGATCAGCGCGCATTGGCGCAGTTCCATGCACGGATCGGTGTCTTTGAGCCGCTCCAGCACTTCCTTAGCCGACAATCCCTGACGCAGTAGCGCCAGTCCATCCAGACCCAGATAGGGGTTGACCTGCGCCTGGGTGGCTACCGCTCCTGCACCGGCGGCAGCATGACTGAGTAGTTTGCCGACGGCGGGCATCGCAGTGGCCGCGGCGACGCCGAACTGTCCGCTGTGTGGGCAGCGGGCAACGATGGAAAAGGTCATGGCAACTCCTTGGCGGTTTCCCGGTTAGGCCACTCCTGGGCAGGTATCGTTCCGCTTACCTGCCGCTCGTGGCCTTTGCCAGATGGCTGTCAGCGTCATCTAATGGGCGTTGTTAACGGCCTGCAATGAGGAAACTGCCGATGATCCTTGGTCAGCCGCTCGCCCAGTGGCGCGCGCAATACCCGCTACTCGACGAGCTGATCGCCTTGCGTGAAACAAGCTGGTTCAACCCCGCCGTGGCACCTGTCAGCGAGGCGCTGGGGGATGTGGGCTTGAACGCCGCAGACGTGGCCGACGCCAGCGCCCGTCTCGCGCGGTTCGCGCCTTATCTGGCTCGCGTGTTTCCGCAGACGGCCACCAGCGGTGGCATCATCGAGTCGGACATCCTGCCCGTGTCGCAGATGCGCGAGTTGCTCATTAATGAGGCCCAGGCAGACGGCGAGATCGGCGCCCTGTGGCTCAAGCGCGATAGCCACCTGCCCATCTCCGGTTCGATCAAGGCCCGTGGCGGCATCTACGAGGTGCTCAAACATGCCGAGGACCTGGCACTGGCTGCTGGGCTGCTGAGCCTCGATGACGATTATGCCTGCCTCGACAGCGAAGAGATGCGCGCCTTCTTCGGTGGCTATCAGGTAGCCGTCGGCTCTACCGGCAACCTGGGGTTGTCCATCGGCATCATCAGCGCGCGGCTGGGTTTCCAGGCCACGGTGCACATGTCCGCTGATGCGCGCCAATGGAAGAAGGGCAAGCTGCGCGCCCATGGCGTGACGGTGGTCGAGTACGCCAGCGATTACAGCGTTGCGGTGGAGCAGGGGCGGCGTCAGGCCGAAGGCGATCCGCGCTGCCACTTCGTCGATGACGAAAATTCCAGGCACCTGTTCCTCGGCTACGCGGTGGCCGGCGAACGCCTCAAGCAGCAACTGGCGACGGCCGGTGTCGTGGTCGATGCCGAGCATCCGCTGTTTGTCTACCTGCCCTGTGGCGTCGGCGGTGGACCGGGTGGCGTGGCCTTCGGCCTGAAGCTGGCGTTCGGCGATGCGGTGCACTGCCTGTTCGCCGAACCGACCCATTCACCGTGCATGCTGCTCGGCGTTCATACCGGACGGCATGAAGAATTGGCGGTGCAGGATTTCGGTATCGACAACCGCACGGCTGCCGACGGACTGGCCGTGGGGAGACCATCCGGCTTCGTCGGCCGCGCCATGCAGCGCCTGATCGATGGCTATTACACGGTCAGCGATGAGCAGCTGTTCCGTTACCTGGCACTGCTTGAGCGTGCTGAAGGTCAGCGCCTCGAACCTTCGGCCCTGGCCGGCATGCCGGGTGTGCTGCGTGTGCTGGGTGAGCAGCAGGGCTATCGCTCGCGCATCGGCCTGACGGCGCAGCGCCTGGCGCGGTCCACCCACCTGGTGTGGGCGACCGGCGGCAGCATGGTGCCGGAAGCGGAGATGGACCATTACCTGGCGCGTGGCCGGCAGTTGCTGCAGGACGCCTGAAAACACAGAAGCCCGGCACTTGGCCGGGCTTCTGCTTTGCAGCGTTGACGCTTACTTCACTTCCACTGCCAGGCTTTCGGCGATCTTCTTGTTCCAGATCGCCGGGCCGGTGATGTGTACCGATTCGCCGTTGCTGTCGACAGCAACGGTAACCGGCATGTCCTTCACTTCGAACTCGTAGATCGCTTCCATGCCCAGTTCGGCGAAGGCCAGCACCTTGGACTTCTTGATCGCCTGGGCCACCAGATAGGCAGCGCCGCCGACGGCCATCAGGTACACGGCCTTGTTGTCCTTGATCGCTTCGATGGCGGTCGGGCCGCGCTCGGATTTGCCGATCATGCCCAGCAGACCAGTCTGCTCGAGAATCTGCCGGGTGAACTTGTCCATCCGCGTGGCGGTGGTCGGGCCAGCCGGGCCTACCACTTCGTCACCGATCGGATCGACCGGGCCCACGTAATAAATGAAGCGGCCTTTCAGATCGACCGGCAGTTGTTCACCCTTGTTGAGCATCTCGACCATGCGCTTGTGCGCGGCGTCGCGGCCAGTGAGCATCTTGCCGTTGAGCAGGATGGTCTCGCCCGGCTTCCAGCTCTGTACGTCTTCCGGGGTGAGGGTGTCGAGGTCGACGCGACGTGCGCTCGGGCCGGCTTCCCAGACGATTTCCGGATAGGCGTCCAAATCCGGTGCTTCCAGCTCGGCCGGGCCGGAGCCGTCGAGCACGAAGTGGGCGTGACGGGTGGCGGCGCAGTTGGGGATCATGCACACCGGCAGCGAAGCTGCGTGGGTCGGGTAATCCATGATCTTGACGTCGAGCACGGTGGTCAGGCCGCCCAGGCCCTGGGCGCCGATGCCCAGCTGGTTGACCTTCTCGAACAGCTCCAGACGCAGCTCTTCGATCTTGTTTTGAGGGCCACGAGCCTGCAGTTCGTGGATGTCGATGTGCTCCATGAGCACTTCCTTGGCCATCACCGCGGCCTTCTCGGCGGTACCGCCGATGCCGATGCCGAGCATGCCGGGCGGGCACCAGCCGGCGCCCATGGTCGGCACGGTCTTGAGTACCCAGTCGACGATCGAGTCGGACGGGTTGAGCATGGCCATCTTCGACTTGTTCTCGGAGCCGCCGCCCTTGGCCGCGACGTCCACTTCCACCTTGTCGCCAGGGACGATGGAGTAGTGGATCACCGCCGGGGTGTTGTCCTTGGTGTTCTTGCGGGCACCGGCCGGGTCGGCCAGGATCGAGGCGCGCAGAACGTTCTCGGGCAGGTTGTAGGCGCGACGCACGCCCTCGTTGATCATGTCGTCGACGCTCATGGTGGCGCCGTCCCAGCGCACGTCCATACCGACTTTGATGAATACGGTGACGATGCCGGTGTCCTGGCAAATCGGGCGGTGGCCGGTGGCACACATGCGTGAGTTGATCAGGATCTGCGCCATGGAGTCCTTGGCGGCCGGCGACTCTTCCTTCAGGTAGGCCTCGTGCATCGCCTGGATGAAGTCGACGGGGTGGTAATAGGAGATGAACTGCAGTGCGTCGGCAACGCTCTGAATCAGGTCGTCCTGCTTGATCACGGTCATTGGGGCGCTCCTCTATCAGGGAACATCAACAAGGAAGCGCCGGACAAGACCCGGCGCAACGGCGGAAGGGCAGCTCTGAAAATTACCTTTGATATTTTTCAGAGCTGCCCAAAAAGGCGCGGCAGTATACCGCAGCCAGCCGTGACGGGCACAGCAGCCAAAGGTCGATGGCAAGCGCAGTGGGCGGTTATCGGGCGTTTGCAGGACGACCTCGGTTTTGGCTTTCTGCGTCGCTGTGCCAACTACATCCACACGGTCGTGCCTTGTCAGCGCTATTTGATAATTGGCGGGACGCCAGCCGGGTCACATGCTCATTCATCGCTTGTAACGTCGAGCGCGACTGCAAGCGTTTTCGACTGTTCTCTCTTGCGCCGACTGGCTCGCTGCGATTTTAGGCGGCCCCCTACTGCGGCCTAGGTTTTTTGTGATCACAGGGGTAGAGTACGGCCAGATGCCAGTATGGGATGGAGCCCATGAGCTCAACGACTCGCCGGGGAACGCAACGCAGCCTGCAGAGCCTCCTGCTCAAACGCTTCGCCATGGCCTTCGCTACTTACGCGATGATGGCGCTCGTCTGCTGGTTCGCTGTATTCAATGGCCTTTTCTTCGGTTCCATCAGCACCGCTGCCTGGCTGACCCTGGGTGTTTTCGGCAGCCAATTGGTATTTCTCTGGCTGTTTCTGTCCGGCCGCAACCTGCGATGTGAAGATCCCAGCCTGACCGAAGCCCAGGTACTGGTGGCGCTGGCCTGGCAGCCACCGGTGCTGGCGCTGTTCGACAGCGCGCGCGGCGTGATGATGGTCTTCTACGTACTGATTCTGCTGTTCGGCGTGTTCCAGCTGCCGCCGCGGGTGTTCGTGCGTTGCGCCGCGTTCGCTTTCTTCGGTTTCACTGCGATGATACTGGTCGAGGCCTACCGCATGCAGTTGGTTGACCCGAGCATGGCCTGGCTACAGGTGTGGGTGCTGTTCATCTTGCTGGTCTGGCTATGTCTGTTCTCCAGCTACGTGCAGGCCATGCGCAAACGCATGCGCCAACGCCGCTTCGCCCTGCAAGCGCACCAGGACACCCTGCGTGGGATGATGCGTCAGCTCGAGGACCTGGTCGCCACCGATGAGCTCACCGGCCTGTTCAATCGTCGTCATTTCCTGCGTCTGGCCACCCGCGAACTGGGGCATCTGGACCACGGGCGGCATCACGGCCTGGCGCTGATCGACCTGGACCATTTCAAGCGAATCAACGATGCTCATGGCCATGCTGCGGGTGATCGGGTGCTGCAAACCTTCGCCGCGGTGGCCCGTGCCTGTCTGCGTGACGGCGACATCATTGCCCGCTATGGCGGTGAGGAATTCGTCCTGCTATTGCCCAATACCGATGCTGATCAGTTCACCGCCTGCTGCGAGCGCTTGCGCGAAGCCTTCGCCAAGGCCGAGCCAGTGGGCGTGAAGGTCGATAATCTGAGCCTCTCCGCCGGCATGACACTGTTGGTCGCCGGGGACGATCTCGATGAAGCGCTGCAGCGTGCCGATCAGGCGCTCTATCAGGCCAAGCGCGGCGGCCGCAATCGTTGCGACGCCAGCTGGGAGAACGCGGGTGCCTGAGCTGCGCGTCGGTGACCAGCTACTGCAAGTCGCCCAGCAAACCAACCTGCTCGATGCGTTGCTCTGCGGCGGTGTGGCGGTGCCCTACAGCTGTCGTGCCGGCAGCTGCCATGCTTGCCTTGTGCGTTGCGTTGCCGGCGAGCCGCTGGACCGTCAGCCCGAGGCACTGGCGGTCGGCAAGCGCGCCGAGGGCTGGCGCCTGGCCTGCCAGTGCCAGGTGATCGAGGATCTGCAGGTAGAGCCCTTCGACCCGCAGCATGACGGCCTGGCAGCCAAGGTGCTCGCACTGGACTGGCCCAGCCCGCAGGTTTTGCGCCTGCGCTTGCAACCGGCCAAACCACTGCGCTATCGCCCCGGCCAGCACCTGCTGCTGTGGAATGAGCAGGGTGTAGCGCGTCCCTATTCGTTGGCCAGCGTGCCGGGTGAGGACGACTGGCTGGAGTTTCACATCGACTGTCGCCTGCCCGGCGCGTTCTGCGATGCTGCGCGGCGCTTGCAGGTTGGCGACACGCTGCGGCTCGGCGAGCTGCGCGGTGGCGCTCTGCATTACGACGCCGATTGGCAAGCGCGACCACTGTGGTTGCTTGCCGCCGGTACGGGGCTGGCGCCGTTGTACGGGGTCTTGCGTGACGCGCTTCGTCAGGAGCACCAGGGTGCCATCCGCCTGCTGCACGTGGCGCATGAGCCGGCCGAGCATTATCTGGCGCACGAACTTCAGGCACTGGCTGCGCAGCACGCCAACCTGCAGGTGGAACTGGTGACGGCGGCGCAGTTGCCGGCTGCTTTGGCCGAACTGCGCCTTGTTTCGCGGCAAACCCTCGCCTTACTCTGCGGCCATCCCTTGACGGTCGACAGCTTCGCGCGGCGCCTCTATATGGCCGGTTTGCCACGCAGTCAGATGCTCGCCGACGTTTTTCTCACTCGCGCATAGGCTATGCCGGGCCGGTCAGGCCTTGCGCCGGTGCGTATGACGCACCCATTGGAGCCCTGGCATGAGCGAGCACCTGCATATCGAGCGCGACGGCGGTCTGTTGACCCTGGGCATGCACCGTCCGGACAAGAAGAATGCGCTGACTCGCGCCATGTACGCCGGCATGGCCGATGTGCTGGACGAGGCCGAGCGCGACCCGGGCGTGCGCGTGGTGCTACTCACTGGTGGTGAGGCGTGTTTCACCAGCGGTAACGATGTCGCCGACTTCATCAAGGCGCCGCCCACCGGCCTGAACAGCGAAGTGTTCCAGTTCATGCGCGCGCTGTTCGAATTCAGCAAACCGGTGGTCGCCGCAGTGGCTGGTCCGGCGGTGGGCATTGGTACCACCTTGCTGCTGCATTGCGATCTGGTCTACGTCAGCCGTGATGCGCAGTTGAAAATGCCCTTCGTCAATCTTGGTCTGTGCCCGGAGTACGGTTCCAGCCTGATTCTGCCGCGTCTACTGGGACACGCACGGGCCGCCGAGTTGTTGCTGCTCGGGCATGGCTTCAGCGGGGAGCAGGCGGCAGAGTGGGGTATCGCCAATCAGGCACTGGAGGATGGCGCCGCGACGTTGAACAAGGCGCGCGAGATGGCACAGCGTTTTCTCCAGCTGGCACCCTCGGCGGTAGCCGACAGCAAACGGCTGATGCGCGCACCGGATCGCGAGCAATTGCGCCAGGTGATCGAGGAGGAGGGTGCGTTGTTCGGCCAGCGTCTGCGTTCGCCGGAGGCCATCGAGGCGTTGACGGCCTTCATGCAGCGCAGGAAGCCGGATTTTTCCAAATTCGCGTAGGGTGCGTCTCGCGCACCAGGGCTGGTTGTGGCTGGAAGACAGTGCACCACGAAAAATCGGTGCGCACGGCGCACCCTACCGGCAAGCGGCTCACTACCAAAAAACAAAAGGCCGCTCGATGAGCGGCCTTTTGCGTTCAAGGGTGGATCACACCATCTGATCGCCGACGTGCAGGATCTTCATGGTGTTGGTGCCGCCGGTACCGTGGTAGCTGTCACCCTTGGTCAGGATCACCCAGTCGCCCGGCTCGACCACGCCGCGCTTGAGCAGTTCGTCCACCGCCGCCTGGCTGACCTTGTTCGCTGGCAGCGAGGCCGGGTCGAACGGCACGGTGTAGACGCCACGGAACAGTGCCACGCGGGCCTGGGCTTCACGGTGCGGGGTGAAGGCGAAGATCGGGATCGACGAGCGGATGCGCGACATGATCAGCGGGCTGTAGCCACTCTCGGTGAGGCTGATGATTGCCTTCACGCCGGGGAAGTGGTTGGCGGTGTACATGGTCGCCAGGGCGATGCTTTCGTCGCAGCGCTCGAAGGTGCGGCCCAGGCGGTGGCTGGACTGCTTGCTGGTCGGGTGCTTCTCGGCGCCCAGGCACACGCGGGCCATGGCCTGCACGGCTTCGACCGGGTATTCCCCAGCGGCGCTCTCGGCCGACAGCATCACCGCATCGGTGTAGTCCAGCGCGGCGTTGGCCACGTCCGAGACTTCGGCGCGGGTCGGCATCGGGCTGTGGATCATCGATTCCATCATCTGCGTGGCGGTTATCACTGCTTTGTTCAGGCGTCGGGCGTGGGCGATGATCTTCTTCTGGATGCCGACCAGCTCGGCATCGCCGATTTCCACGGCCAGGTCGCCACGGGCGACCATCACCGCGTCACTGGCGCGGATCAGGCCGTCCAGCGCTTCGTCATCGGCCACGGCTTCGGCGCGCTCGATCTTGGCCACTAGCCAGGCGGTACCGCCGGCTTCGGTGAGCAGGCGACGGGCGTAGTCCATGTCGGCGGCATCACGCGGGAAGGACACAGCCAGGTAATCCAGGTCCATCTCGGCGGCGACCTTGATGTCGGCCTTGTCTTTCTCGGTCAGCGCTGGCGCAGTCAGGCCACCACCGCGGCGGTTGATGCCCTTGTTGTCCGACAGCGGGCCGCCGATCAGTACGCGGCAGTGCAGTTCATCGGCGCCCTTGAGTTCGACGCGCATGACCACGCGGCCGTCGTCGAGCAGCAGTTCGTCACCGACATCGCAGTCCTGGATCAACGCCGGGTAGTCGATGCCGACCACTTCCTGGGTGCCGGCCGTGCGCGAGTGGCTGGAGGAGAGGCGGAACAGGTCGCCGTCCTTGAGCTCGATACGCTTGTTCTCGAACTTGGCGATACGGATTTTCGGGCCTTGCAGGTCGCCGAGCAGGGCGACATGGCGGCCGTGCTTGGCGGCCAGCTCACGAACCAGAGCGGCGCGCGCCTTGTGGTCGTCCGGCGTGCCGTGGGAGAAGTTCAGACGGGCCACGTCGAGACCGGCGAGGATCAGTTGCTCCAGCACTTCCGGCGAGCTGCTGGCCGGGCCCAGGGTGGCGACGATTTTGGTGCGGCGAAAGGTCATGCACGAACTCCCTAGTGAACTATGTTCGAGAGGCTACTACGCCATTCAGCTGTAGTCATTGTTCCTGTGCACTACCCTTTGCCATCCGGTTTGATCACCAGCAGATCGCACTCGACGCGTTCCAGTACCCGCTCCGCGGTGTGGCCGATCAGCAGGCTGTCCAGATGGCCGCGGGCGATGGCACCCATTACCAGCACGCCGATATTGTGCTCATGCACGAATTTTGGAATGACTTCCTCGGCAAATCCGTCCAGCAGGTGGGCCTGCGCCCGATCGATGGCGTACTGGCCAATCAGTTTGTCGAAGGCGTCGCGGTGCTCGCGGCGGCACTGGATCACGTAGTCGTCATACGCCTGCGCTACCTCGGCATCGAACAGCAGCGAGTGCGGCAATGGCGCCTGCGCATGCAGGTATTCAGCCTGCAGACCGAGCGCGGCCTGCAGGGCCTGGCTGGCGCGAATCAGCTGATGATCGAGGGCGGCAGGCTTGTCGGCGCTGTGCAGCGGGTCGAGCGCGACGCACAGGCTCTGGCCTCGGGGCTCGGCGTCGTGCACCAGCCACAGTGGCGCCGGGCAGCGGCGGATCAGTTGCCAGCTGGAATCGCTGAACAAGAGGCGGCGTAGTGCACTGCTGGGGTGGGTCGACTTGAACAGGATGTCCGGCTGCAGCACGGCAACGCGGGCGAGTATCTCCTCGTGGCTGCGTTTGCCCCAGCGTACGTCCACTTCGATTCTGAAGCCTTCATCGCTCAGGTGGGCGACGCTGGTGCGTAGCGCCTCATGGCTCTGCCGCAGGATGGCTTCACGGGCGCGGTTGAGCAACTGACTGTCCAGCAGGCCGCTCTCCAGGCTCGGGTGATACTCGACCTGCAGCAAGTGCAGGGCGGCGCCGGTCTCGCGCGCCACTTCGACGGCCCGCTGCAGGGCCGGTTGTGGCTGGTGTTCGGCGTCGATGACGGCCATCAGCCGTTGCAGTTTCATGGCAGCGTCCTCACCTGGAGTCTGTGCCTGCATTACAGGCCATGTTCAGGCGAGCGGCATTGATATGGATCAGCGATTTGGCGCTGGTTCGAGAGGGCGAGTAGTCGTGGCGCTGGCGCGGACAAAAAAGGTGAGGCAATGGCGTCATGCGGGGCGTTGCCAGAACAACTATTGCTGTTCAGTTTTCCCCTCGGCTGTCGATACACTGCTCATTGGAGGAATTGCCCATGCGTACCCTGATCATTCTGGCCGTGGCCCTGGTTGCCACGGGCTGTACCCGTGTCTCGCTCGACCATCATCTGAACAACGCCTACCGCGCCTACAACGAAGGTGATTGTGCGCAGGTCGCGCTGGAGCTGTCGCAGGCCGAGCGCAAGAGCCGCTCGCGCAATTACCTGCAACCTGAGATTTCCCTGTTGCGCGGTCAATGCCTGGAGCGCGAGAGCCTGTTCGTCGATGCCGCGCAGACTTACCAGTTCATCATCACGCGTTATCCGGCCAGCGAGTACGCCTACCGTGCCCGCGCGCGTCTGCAGACGCTGGAGCAACTGGGGCATCACAGTCCGGCGCCGGCAGCCAAGGTCAGTCCGGCCACACTCTGAACCTTCGGTCGTTCGGCGTTCTTCAGGGGCGCGTGGCGGTATAAGCTGGCGTATGTCTCTCATGGAGGATGAACATGCGTCACTGGTTGTTGATCGCTGTACTACTGCCCTCGCTGGTCACGGCGGAAATCTATCGCTGGACGGACGAGCAGGGGCGGGTGCATTTCGGCCAGAGGCCCGTGGCCGGGGCTGAAACCGTGCAGGTGAAACCGCAGGTGATTGAGCGCGACCAACATACGCGTGAGCGTGAGGAGCGCCGTCAGCGTTTCTACGATGCGCGGCGTGAAGAGCAACAACAGGCTGCGGCGACAGCAACTGCGCAGCGCGAAGAGCGGGCCAGTGAATGCCGTGATCTGCGCCGACACCTGGCGCAGATGCCTGAGGGCTTTCGCTACTATCGCGAAGGCGCCGGCGGCGAGCGCATCTACTACAGTGATGATGAAACAGACGCCGCTCGTCGCCAGTTGCGCGAGCGGATAGCCCAACGCTGTTCTTGAGGATGGTTAAGTGGTCGTAGTAGGGCCATACTCAAGTCCCTTTGTAGCGATTTGCCACTATGCGTAGCCAGCGCCGAATCGAACGCCATCAGTTGCCCTACTACCTGAAGGTGTTCAATCGCATTACCGACAAACCGATGGGCTCCATCGGCAATGTCTCCCTCGACGGTCTGATGCTGATCAGTCAGTTGCCGATGCTGGTGGGCGCACGCTTCGACATGCGCCTGAAGATTCCAGGCCAGCATGGCATGCATTTCATCGACTTCTCCGCCAACTGTAAGTGGTGCCGTGAAGACGTCAATCCCGGTGTCTACGATTCCGGCTTCGCTCTGGTGGCGCCACCTGCCGACTACGTCGAGATGATCGACGCGCTGCGTTACTACTTCAGCTTTCACAGCCTGGCGGCGTCTGCCTGATATTTCGCTGGTTCGAGGTTGTCGTGCGCTGCGGCGTCAATGCACTGCTGGCGCACGTGCCAGGCTGCGCAAGCGCTGGCTCAATTGCAGGCGCAAACCTTCCTCCTCGCAGAACAGCAGGGCGTGTTCAAGGTCATAGCGCTCACCCTGTGGGCAATCCAGTTGCCGATAGACGTCCGCACGAGCCAGATGATCGGCCAGGTTGGGCGGGCCGAGCTGCAGGACGCGTTCGGCATCCTTGAGCGCTGCTTCCGGGGCATCGTGCTGCATGTGCAGCAGGCGCAGGTTGCGCGACAGGCGTCGCAGCATGTCAGCGGCATCGGCTGTCTGCAGGTGCACCGCGCTGAGTTCGACATCCGGGCCCAGTTGGCGATAGAGCTGATCACGGCAGTCGCGGGTGTACAGGCGGCGTCCGCCGCAAGGGTCGAGCAGGTGATCGGCGCCAGGTACACGGAGCATGAAGTGACCAGGGAAATTCACGCCCTGGAGTGGAATATCCAGGCGGCGCGCCAACTCCAGTGCAATCAACGCCAGGGGTAGCGGTTGGCCGCGTCGGCGGCGTAGCACTTCATGCAGCAGGGCATGGCGCGGTCGTGTCACGCCTTCGTCGTCTTCCTGATAGTCGAGTTCGGCCAGTCGGCGCAGCAGCGGCTGTGCCAATTCGCGAGCGGGCAGGGCGGGTAACCCGGCGCTGACCTGCAATAACAAACTGTGCAGGTCGCTCAGTATCTGCGCGGGCTGAAGCTGATCATCGTGTTCGGCAGCGATCCACAGTGCCGCCTCGAACAGGGCGGGAGGGTCGCGTTGCAGGCACTGCAGGCAGGCTTGGCGTGGGCTCATCGCATTCTCCGCTGACTTCTGCTCTTTTAGCTCCTGGCAAGGTCGTCGTCCAGCGCGGCTCTCCTATACTGAGGCCTGAAGTCCAGCCGGGAGCTCGCCCATGTTCAGCATGATGGAAGCCGCCCGCCTCGAGGCCCTGCATCTGGCCGAGGATCCGGCCAGCGGTCTCAAGGCCGTTATCGCCATTCACAACACCCGTTTCGGGCCAGCGCTTGGCGGTTGTCGCTACCTACCCTATGCCGATGAACAAAGCGCCATTGCCGATGCCATCCGCCTTGCCCAGGGT
The genomic region above belongs to Pseudomonas sediminis and contains:
- a CDS encoding tetratricopeptide repeat protein produces the protein MRTLIILAVALVATGCTRVSLDHHLNNAYRAYNEGDCAQVALELSQAERKSRSRNYLQPEISLLRGQCLERESLFVDAAQTYQFIITRYPASEYAYRARARLQTLEQLGHHSPAPAAKVSPATL
- a CDS encoding SirB1 family protein, yielding MSPRQACLQCLQRDPPALFEAALWIAAEHDDQLQPAQILSDLHSLLLQVSAGLPALPARELAQPLLRRLAELDYQEDDEGVTRPRHALLHEVLRRRRGQPLPLALIALELARRLDIPLQGVNFPGHFMLRVPGADHLLDPCGGRRLYTRDCRDQLYRQLGPDVELSAVHLQTADAADMLRRLSRNLRLLHMQHDAPEAALKDAERVLQLGPPNLADHLARADVYRQLDCPQGERYDLEHALLFCEEEGLRLQLSQRLRSLARAPAVH
- a CDS encoding DUF4124 domain-containing protein; this translates as MRHWLLIAVLLPSLVTAEIYRWTDEQGRVHFGQRPVAGAETVQVKPQVIERDQHTREREERRQRFYDARREEQQQAAATATAQREERASECRDLRRHLAQMPEGFRYYREGAGGERIYYSDDETDAARRQLRERIAQRCS
- a CDS encoding PilZ domain-containing protein codes for the protein MRSQRRIERHQLPYYLKVFNRITDKPMGSIGNVSLDGLMLISQLPMLVGARFDMRLKIPGQHGMHFIDFSANCKWCREDVNPGVYDSGFALVAPPADYVEMIDALRYYFSFHSLAASA